A single Arcobacter sp. FWKO B DNA region contains:
- a CDS encoding ATP-binding protein, with amino-acid sequence MLYKIYENDIPKVDFIDRKFNIVNQKTFIYGPPRSGKTFIAYDFLQNFNPKERLYVDFSDMRIETHKIEEGLEEFINLNNIKAVVLDNFEFDLQIPECENIIIISSQYNKLENFSSLFVLPLDFEEYLAQDTKHQNITASFNNFLKFGNLPETLQLLEHKKIKNQQVTLKLLASDKIELFAIKIIVNSLGEKTSVYNLFNQLKRVTKISKDRFYELCHTYEAKGIIFFVSKYNQPKALKKLFLYNHSIKNALSFSKNFKAEFSNMVFLELIRNHKDIFYLDGIDFYLHESGSIIMCVPFYSDFMISTLSSKIFPLIDEYNIQSISIICVNDMQKSFFIGEIECTVVPFLVWALL; translated from the coding sequence ATGCTATATAAAATATACGAAAACGATATACCAAAAGTTGATTTTATTGATCGAAAGTTTAATATTGTAAATCAAAAAACTTTTATTTATGGACCACCAAGAAGTGGTAAGACTTTTATTGCTTATGATTTTTTACAAAACTTTAATCCAAAAGAGAGATTATATGTAGACTTTAGTGATATGAGAATAGAAACACATAAAATTGAAGAGGGTTTAGAAGAGTTTATAAATTTGAATAATATTAAAGCAGTAGTATTAGATAACTTTGAATTTGATTTACAAATCCCTGAGTGTGAAAATATAATCATAATATCTTCACAATACAATAAACTTGAAAATTTTAGCTCACTTTTTGTTTTGCCACTTGATTTTGAAGAGTATCTAGCACAAGATACTAAACATCAAAATATTACTGCAAGTTTTAATAACTTCTTGAAGTTTGGAAATCTTCCTGAGACTTTACAACTACTTGAACATAAAAAAATAAAAAACCAACAGGTTACATTAAAACTTCTTGCATCAGATAAAATTGAACTTTTTGCAATAAAAATTATTGTAAATTCACTTGGTGAAAAAACATCAGTTTATAATCTATTCAACCAATTAAAAAGAGTTACCAAAATATCTAAAGATAGATTTTATGAGCTATGCCATACTTATGAAGCAAAAGGAATTATATTTTTTGTTTCAAAGTATAATCAACCTAAAGCACTAAAAAAACTTTTTTTATATAATCACTCAATAAAAAATGCATTATCATTTTCAAAAAACTTTAAAGCAGAGTTTTCTAATATGGTATTTTTAGAACTAATAAGAAATCATAAAGATATTTTTTATCTTGATGGAATAGATTTTTATTTACACGAATCTGGATCAATAATAATGTGTGTCCCTTTTTATAGTGATTTTATGATTAGTACACTTAGTAGTAAAATTTTTCCACTCATAGATGAGTATAATATACAATCTATAAGTATAATTTGCGTAAATGATATGCAAAAAAGCTTTTTTATCGGTGAAATTGAGTGTACTGTAGTACCATTTTTAGTTTGGGCATTGTTGTAG
- a CDS encoding CopG family ribbon-helix-helix protein yields the protein MYALEDLQKQQVGLRLPKYLIDEIDEFTKEYSLNRSEIITESIKAFITEQKQRKIYESFDKSCKELKGVLNTKDDTKLKSLDGLINELTN from the coding sequence ATGTATGCCCTTGAAGATTTACAAAAACAACAAGTTGGACTTAGACTTCCGAAATATCTTATAGATGAAATAGATGAATTTACAAAAGAGTATTCACTAAATCGTAGTGAAATAATCACCGAATCAATCAAAGCTTTTATAACAGAGCAAAAACAAAGAAAAATTTACGAGAGTTTTGATAAATCATGCAAAGAGTTAAAAGGTGTTTTAAATACCAAAGATGATACAAAACTCAAATCACTTGATGGTCTGATAAATGAACTTACAAATTAA
- a CDS encoding type II toxin-antitoxin system RelE/ParE family toxin has translation MNLQIKVLENFAKEVKKLSKKYKNISQDLKTLQIELIQNPTCGISLGNNCYKLRVANSSIPTGKSGGFRVIYYYIDSNGIIYLMSIYSKSDFDNISDERILEIFRDNEL, from the coding sequence ATGAACTTACAAATTAAAGTACTTGAAAATTTTGCCAAAGAGGTGAAAAAACTCTCCAAAAAATACAAAAACATATCACAAGATTTAAAAACACTGCAAATAGAACTTATACAAAATCCAACTTGTGGCATAAGTCTTGGCAATAACTGCTATAAACTAAGAGTTGCAAATTCATCTATACCCACAGGAAAAAGCGGTGGATTTAGAGTGATATATTATTATATTGATTCAAACGGAATAATCTATCTTATGAGTATATATTCCAAAAGTGATTTTGATAATATAAGTGATGAGAGGATTTTGGAGATATTCAGAGATAATGAGTTGTGA
- a CDS encoding nucleotidyltransferase domain-containing protein yields the protein MRLTQSEIEAIKKSYLDVFQGGSIYLFGSRVDDNQKGGDIDLYIVPNTELPSSALLEKKLNFLVQVKNAIGEQKIDVVIARDKKRLIEQEALQKGIKL from the coding sequence TTGAGACTTACTCAATCTGAAATTGAAGCTATCAAAAAGAGTTATTTAGATGTATTTCAAGGTGGTAGTATTTATCTCTTTGGTAGCAGAGTTGATGACAACCAAAAGGGTGGAGACATAGATTTGTATATAGTGCCTAATACGGAATTGCCTTCATCAGCTTTACTTGAAAAAAAACTGAATTTTTTAGTACAGGTAAAAAATGCTATCGGTGAACAAAAAATAGATGTAGTCATAGCAAGAGACAAAAAAAGACTTATCGAGCAAGAAGCTTTACAAAAAGGTATTAAATTATGA
- a CDS encoding ribonuclease HII, whose amino-acid sequence MKKPQYLSLCGIDEAGRGPLAGPMVFAGVILTKEIKGLNDSKQLSEKKREGLFDEILENSIHKIVFSSSQEIDEFGISYCIKNSLRIITESLEASQYIFDGNSSYGFSIIEHMIKADTKVPSVSAASILAKVSRDRYMCEIAKLYPQYLFEKHKGYGTKEHTDLMEQYGLSPIHRVSFKLKKKVVEKSLFD is encoded by the coding sequence ATGAAAAAACCTCAGTACCTCTCCCTCTGCGGTATCGATGAAGCAGGTCGTGGGCCTCTTGCTGGGCCTATGGTATTTGCTGGGGTAATACTCACAAAAGAGATAAAAGGGCTAAATGATAGTAAGCAATTGAGCGAGAAAAAACGAGAAGGGCTTTTTGATGAGATTTTGGAAAACTCTATACACAAAATAGTCTTTAGTTCAAGCCAAGAGATAGATGAGTTTGGTATAAGCTACTGCATCAAAAACTCTCTAAGAATCATCACAGAATCACTAGAAGCTTCGCAATATATCTTTGATGGTAATAGCTCTTACGGGTTTAGCATAATAGAACATATGATAAAAGCTGATACAAAAGTACCAAGTGTAAGTGCAGCTTCAATCCTTGCAAAGGTAAGTCGTGATAGATATATGTGTGAAATAGCGAAACTCTATCCGCAATATCTTTTCGAGAAACACAAAGGTTACGGTACAAAAGAGCATACCGACTTGATGGAACAATATGGGCTAAGTCCTATACATAGAGTTAGCTTCAAACTCAAAAAAAAGGTAGTTGAAAAAAGTTTATTTGACTAA
- a CDS encoding DUF134 domain-containing protein, with the protein MPRHKNERIISFKPRITDFSPIGGSSEKVSLLPEEVEAIYLMDLLGLYQEDAAFKMEVSRPTFARIIKSARQKLAMAVLNGQNLHLQSSESGYVVAFCSNSKEIYENLEPQNQYICIFEIKNKEIVNKTFLQNPVNTQKAKPAIALPEIFIKYGVNFYITSTIGEGFKNSLISKGITIVKKDSITLYEVVTL; encoded by the coding sequence ATGCCTAGACATAAAAATGAAAGAATAATAAGCTTTAAGCCAAGAATTACAGATTTTTCCCCTATTGGTGGGAGTAGTGAAAAGGTTAGTTTACTTCCTGAAGAGGTAGAAGCTATATATCTTATGGATTTACTTGGTCTTTATCAAGAAGATGCAGCTTTTAAAATGGAAGTATCTCGCCCTACATTTGCAAGGATTATAAAAAGTGCAAGACAAAAGCTTGCAATGGCAGTATTAAATGGGCAAAATCTTCATTTACAAAGTAGTGAAAGTGGATATGTGGTGGCATTTTGTTCAAATTCAAAAGAGATTTATGAAAACTTAGAACCACAAAATCAATATATTTGTATATTTGAAATAAAAAACAAAGAAATAGTAAATAAGACTTTCTTACAAAACCCAGTAAACACCCAAAAAGCGAAACCAGCTATTGCATTACCTGAGATTTTTATCAAATATGGTGTGAATTTTTATATAACTTCAACAATAGGGGAGGGGTTTAAAAACTCGTTGATTTCAAAAGGTATAACAATAGTCAAAAAAGATTCTATCACCTTATATGAGGTAGTGACACTTTAG
- a CDS encoding DUF4492 domain-containing protein, with the protein MNIITQTYRMYIDGFKNMTVGKTLWKIVFIKLLVILVFLKFFVHDKTFKTEYQTFEAKSEFVSNNLQGR; encoded by the coding sequence ATGAATATCATTACACAAACTTATAGAATGTACATAGATGGTTTTAAAAATATGACTGTTGGTAAGACTTTATGGAAAATAGTTTTTATAAAGCTTTTAGTGATACTAGTGTTTTTGAAATTTTTTGTACATGATAAGACATTTAAAACTGAATATCAAACTTTTGAAGCAAAATCAGAGTTTGTATCAAATAATTTACAAGGGAGGTAA
- a CDS encoding cytochrome ubiquinol oxidase subunit I, whose protein sequence is MEEVLVNWSRAQFALTAIYHFLFVPLTLGLGFIVAIMESIYVKTGDLMWKKITKFWMTLFAINFAIGVATGIIMEFEFGTNWANYSWFVGDIFGAPLAVEGILAFFMESTFFAVMFFGWDRVSKGFHLLSTWLVAIGSNLSALWILVANGWMQYPVGMVFNPDTARNEMSNFWDVILSPVAISKFLHTIGSGYVISALFVIGISAWLILKGKDTLMAKKSMIIGATFGLITSLFLILSGDESAHQVALTQPVKLAAMEGMYDGKREAGIVAIGALNPNKTLHNDEPTYLFELEIPYALSLLGYHDTNAYVAGLNDLVWGNEEMGIMSAEEKIAKGKVALEAFKAYKDAKAIKDEESAILAKATLEENMAYFGYGYLKKPEDIVPPVGLTFYSFHIMVALGSWFLVLFALVLFLATKREISNYKLVLKSALWSIPLGYIAAEAGWIVAEVGRQPWAIQDLMPVGVAVTNISSTNVMITFWMFAVLFTALLIAEIKIMTKQISLGIEGGH, encoded by the coding sequence ATGGAAGAGGTGTTAGTAAACTGGAGTAGAGCACAATTTGCTCTAACAGCGATTTATCACTTTTTATTTGTACCACTAACTCTAGGACTTGGGTTTATAGTGGCTATTATGGAGAGTATTTATGTAAAAACTGGTGATTTGATGTGGAAAAAAATCACAAAGTTTTGGATGACACTTTTTGCTATCAATTTTGCAATAGGTGTGGCAACTGGGATTATAATGGAGTTTGAATTTGGTACAAACTGGGCAAATTATAGTTGGTTTGTAGGGGATATTTTTGGAGCACCACTTGCAGTTGAAGGGATACTCGCTTTTTTTATGGAGAGTACTTTTTTTGCGGTGATGTTTTTTGGTTGGGATAGAGTAAGTAAAGGTTTTCACTTACTTTCTACTTGGCTTGTAGCTATTGGTTCTAACCTTTCAGCTCTTTGGATACTCGTAGCAAATGGATGGATGCAATACCCTGTGGGGATGGTGTTCAATCCAGATACTGCAAGAAATGAGATGAGTAACTTTTGGGATGTGATACTTTCACCTGTAGCAATAAGTAAATTTTTGCATACTATTGGAAGTGGCTATGTCATCTCTGCACTTTTTGTAATAGGTATTAGTGCTTGGCTTATCTTAAAAGGTAAAGATACACTTATGGCAAAAAAATCTATGATTATCGGGGCTACTTTCGGACTTATTACCTCACTTTTCCTTATCTTAAGTGGTGATGAGTCGGCTCACCAAGTAGCCCTGACACAACCAGTCAAACTAGCTGCCATGGAAGGTATGTATGATGGCAAAAGAGAAGCTGGCATAGTAGCAATTGGAGCATTAAATCCAAACAAAACGCTACATAATGATGAGCCAACATATTTATTTGAATTAGAGATTCCTTACGCTCTATCACTTCTAGGATACCATGATACAAACGCTTATGTAGCAGGTCTAAACGACCTTGTATGGGGAAATGAAGAGATGGGGATAATGAGTGCTGAAGAAAAAATTGCAAAAGGTAAAGTTGCACTAGAAGCTTTTAAAGCATACAAAGATGCAAAAGCTATTAAAGATGAAGAAAGTGCAATACTAGCTAAAGCTACACTAGAAGAAAATATGGCATATTTTGGGTATGGATACCTCAAAAAACCTGAAGATATAGTACCACCTGTTGGGCTTACATTTTATAGCTTTCATATAATGGTAGCTCTTGGTAGCTGGTTTTTGGTTCTTTTTGCTCTTGTTTTATTTCTTGCAACAAAAAGAGAAATTTCTAACTATAAACTAGTACTTAAATCAGCTCTTTGGTCTATTCCTTTAGGATATATTGCAGCTGAAGCTGGATGGATAGTAGCTGAAGTGGGAAGACAACCTTGGGCTATACAAGATTTGATGCCTGTAGGTGTAGCGGTGACAAATATATCAAGTACAAATGTAATGATAACTTTTTGGATGTTTGCAGTACTTTTTACAGCACTGTTAATAGCTGAAATAAAAATTATGACAAAACAAATAAGCCTTGGAATAGAAGGGGGACATTAA
- the cydB gene encoding cytochrome d ubiquinol oxidase subunit II, whose product MFEELTLLQLQQYWWIIISLLGGLFVFMMFVQGGQTLLNTLSSNETEKTMLVNSIGRKWELGFTTLVLFGGALFAAFPLFYSTSFGGAYWVWMAILFCFIIQAVSYEYRTKPNNFLGQKTYETFLYINGSLGVFLLGAAISTFFSGSEFLIDYRNFSYWQNDLRGLEALFNPSNYLLGFALVYLAKIMGAMYFINNIDHKEIRQRAIKSIKTNMVIFLLFFLSFLTWILTKNGFAVDINGFVYMQSFKYLFNFLDMPIVLGMFGLGVVMVIISVFRTIHFDKTCCIKTGGVGVVLTVMALLLNVGFNGTSYYPSTYDLQSSLTIMNSSGSHYTLMVMGYVSLMVPFVLAYIAYAWQAMDKTKITKEEIEAPDAHNY is encoded by the coding sequence ATGTTTGAAGAATTAACACTTTTACAGTTGCAACAATACTGGTGGATTATTATCTCACTTCTTGGTGGGTTGTTTGTATTTATGATGTTTGTTCAAGGGGGACAAACACTTCTAAATACTCTCTCATCTAATGAAACAGAAAAAACTATGCTTGTAAATAGTATAGGGAGAAAATGGGAACTTGGATTTACAACGCTGGTACTTTTTGGTGGGGCATTATTTGCTGCATTTCCACTTTTTTATAGTACTAGTTTTGGTGGGGCTTATTGGGTATGGATGGCAATACTTTTTTGCTTTATTATACAAGCGGTAAGTTATGAATATAGAACAAAACCAAACAACTTTTTAGGGCAAAAAACTTATGAGACATTTTTGTATATCAATGGAAGCCTTGGGGTATTTTTGCTCGGAGCTGCGATAAGCACTTTTTTTAGTGGTAGTGAGTTTTTGATAGATTATAGAAATTTTTCATATTGGCAAAATGACCTAAGAGGACTGGAAGCACTTTTTAATCCATCAAACTATTTACTTGGTTTTGCATTAGTGTATTTAGCAAAGATTATGGGTGCTATGTATTTTATTAATAATATTGACCATAAAGAGATAAGACAAAGAGCTATTAAAAGTATCAAAACAAATATGGTTATATTTTTACTATTTTTCTTGAGCTTTCTTACTTGGATACTTACTAAAAATGGCTTTGCGGTAGATATCAATGGTTTTGTGTATATGCAGTCTTTTAAATATCTATTCAATTTTTTAGATATGCCAATAGTGCTTGGGATGTTCGGACTTGGTGTAGTTATGGTCATCATATCTGTATTTAGAACAATACATTTTGATAAAACTTGCTGTATCAAAACAGGTGGTGTTGGTGTAGTTCTTACTGTAATGGCACTACTACTTAATGTTGGGTTTAATGGAACTTCTTATTACCCATCAACTTATGATTTGCAAAGTAGTTTGACTATTATGAATAGTTCTGGAAGTCACTACACTTTGATGGTAATGGGTTATGTATCTTTGATGGTTCCTTTTGTTTTAGCTTATATTGCTTATGCGTGGCAAGCAATGGATAAAACAAAAATTACAAAAGAAGAGATAGAAGCACCAGATGCTCACAACTACT